Proteins encoded within one genomic window of Aquipuribacter hungaricus:
- a CDS encoding alcohol dehydrogenase catalytic domain-containing protein, which translates to MRATVIHAPRDIRSETLPDPVVRAPHEAVVRVLAACVCGSDLWPYRGENPVDEPHGIGHEHVGVVEEVGADVRAVSVGDVVVAPFTWSCGRCAHCLAGVHTSCVVGGVFGGEHGAQAELVRVPQADGTLVVVPGHDAASPPDGDLLRDLLACSDVMGTGWHAARSAGVREGSTVVVVGDGAVGLCGVLSAVQQGAARVVVMSRHADRQALAVRFGATDVVAERGEDGEQAVLGLTDGVGADAVLECVGTEGSMTTAFAVARPGATVGFVGVPHGATPPVRRMFRHNVGLAGGIAPVRAYLPDLLHRVLAGSISPGAVFDRELPLAEAAQAYDLMDRREAVKVLLRP; encoded by the coding sequence GTGCGAGCCACCGTCATCCACGCCCCCCGCGACATCCGCTCCGAGACCCTCCCCGACCCGGTGGTCCGGGCGCCGCACGAGGCCGTCGTCCGGGTGCTGGCCGCGTGCGTCTGCGGCTCGGACCTGTGGCCCTACCGGGGCGAGAACCCGGTCGACGAGCCGCACGGCATCGGCCACGAGCACGTCGGGGTGGTCGAGGAGGTGGGCGCGGACGTGCGCGCGGTCTCGGTCGGCGACGTCGTGGTGGCGCCCTTCACGTGGTCGTGCGGGCGCTGTGCCCACTGCCTGGCCGGCGTGCACACCTCGTGCGTGGTGGGCGGGGTGTTCGGCGGCGAGCACGGCGCGCAGGCCGAGCTGGTCCGGGTGCCGCAGGCCGACGGCACGCTCGTCGTCGTCCCCGGCCACGACGCCGCCTCGCCTCCGGACGGCGACCTGCTGCGCGACCTGCTCGCCTGCAGCGACGTCATGGGGACCGGTTGGCACGCGGCCCGCTCGGCCGGGGTCCGCGAGGGCAGCACCGTGGTCGTCGTGGGCGACGGCGCCGTCGGGCTCTGCGGCGTGCTGTCGGCGGTCCAGCAGGGCGCGGCCCGCGTCGTGGTGATGAGCCGCCACGCGGACCGGCAGGCGCTCGCCGTGCGGTTCGGCGCCACCGACGTCGTCGCGGAGCGCGGCGAGGACGGCGAGCAGGCGGTGCTCGGCCTCACCGACGGGGTGGGCGCCGACGCCGTGCTGGAGTGCGTCGGCACGGAGGGGTCCATGACGACGGCGTTCGCCGTGGCCCGCCCCGGCGCGACGGTGGGGTTCGTCGGGGTCCCCCACGGCGCGACCCCCCCGGTGCGCCGCATGTTCCGGCACAACGTCGGCCTCGCGGGGGGCATCGCGCCGGTCCGGGCCTACCTGCCCGACCTTCTGCACCGCGTGCTCGCGGGGTCCATCTCCCCCGGCGCCGTCTTCGACCGCGAGCTGCCGCTGGCCGAGGCCGCGCAGGCCTACGACCTGATGGACCGCCGCGAGGCCGTCAAGGTGCTGCTGCGGCCGTAG
- a CDS encoding adenylosuccinate synthase, whose amino-acid sequence MPAVVLIGAQWGDEGKGKATDALGSRVDYVVKFNGGNNAGHTVVVGDEKYALHLLPSGILSPGVVPVIGNGVVIDPEVLFEEIDGLTARGVDCSRLLVSANAHVIATYHRTLDKVSERFLGKQRIGTTGRGIGPAYADKINRVGIRVQDLFDEKILRQKIEGALDQKNHLLVKVYNRRAITVDEIADSLLGLADRLEPYVADTGLVLNQALDAGRTVLFEGGQATLLDVDHGTYPFVTSSNATSGGACTGSGVAPNRVDRVIAVVKAYTTRVGEGPFPTELFDADGERLRAVGHEYGTTTGRPRRCGWYDAVITRYAQRVNGVTDFVVTKLDTLTGFEKIPVCVAYDVDGTRFDEMPVSQTDFHHAKPVYELFDGWTEDITGVRRFEDLPAAAQRYVLALEEMSGSRISAVGVGPGREETVVRHDLLG is encoded by the coding sequence GTGCCCGCAGTCGTCTTGATCGGTGCCCAGTGGGGTGACGAGGGCAAGGGCAAGGCCACCGACGCCCTCGGCTCGCGCGTGGACTACGTCGTCAAGTTCAACGGCGGCAACAACGCCGGCCACACGGTCGTGGTCGGCGACGAGAAGTACGCGCTGCACCTGCTCCCCTCGGGCATCCTCAGCCCGGGCGTGGTCCCCGTCATCGGCAACGGCGTGGTCATCGACCCCGAGGTGCTGTTCGAGGAGATCGACGGCCTCACCGCCCGCGGCGTCGACTGCTCCCGCCTGCTCGTCTCGGCCAACGCCCACGTCATCGCCACGTACCACCGCACCCTGGACAAGGTGAGCGAGCGGTTCCTCGGCAAGCAGCGCATCGGCACCACCGGCCGCGGCATCGGCCCGGCCTACGCGGACAAGATCAACCGCGTCGGGATCCGGGTGCAGGACCTGTTCGACGAGAAGATCCTCCGCCAGAAGATCGAGGGCGCGCTCGACCAGAAGAACCACCTGCTGGTCAAGGTCTACAACCGCCGCGCGATCACCGTCGACGAGATCGCGGACTCCCTGCTCGGCCTCGCCGACCGGCTCGAGCCGTACGTCGCGGACACCGGGCTGGTGCTCAACCAGGCGCTCGACGCGGGCCGGACGGTGCTCTTCGAGGGCGGCCAGGCCACGCTGCTCGACGTCGACCACGGCACCTACCCGTTCGTCACCAGCTCCAACGCGACCTCCGGCGGGGCCTGCACCGGCAGCGGCGTCGCGCCGAACCGGGTGGACCGGGTCATCGCCGTGGTCAAGGCCTACACGACCCGCGTCGGCGAGGGTCCCTTCCCCACCGAGCTGTTCGACGCCGACGGGGAGCGGCTGCGCGCGGTCGGGCACGAGTACGGCACGACGACCGGCCGGCCCCGCCGCTGCGGCTGGTACGACGCCGTCATCACCCGCTACGCCCAGCGCGTCAACGGGGTCACCGACTTCGTCGTCACCAAGCTCGACACCCTCACCGGCTTCGAGAAGATCCCGGTCTGCGTGGCCTACGACGTCGACGGCACGCGCTTCGACGAGATGCCGGTCAGCCAGACCGACTTCCACCACGCGAAGCCGGTCTACGAGCTGTTCGACGGCTGGACCGAGGACATCACCGGCGTCCGCCGGTTCGAGGACCTGCCCGCCGCGGCGCAGCGCTACGTCCTCGCGCTGGAGGAGATGAGCGGGTCCCGGATCAGCGCGGTCGGCGTCGGCCCGGGCCGCGAGGAGACCGTCGTCCGCCACGACCTGCTCGGCTGA
- a CDS encoding Bcr/CflA family efflux MFS transporter, translating to MSTETLPPATRPSTRSSRAGFFSRLGPRELVLLAAITAAGPLTIDLYLPAYPTLAAEFGVAETQVQLTLTACVFGLALGQLVIGPVADRVGRRLPVVVGLALWSVSSLLVAAAPTLALLTVGRFVQGFVVAAGMVTARAILRDLSTGQNLARAFARMFLVVGAVPMVAPFLGSLILELTSWRGVFVLLAVIGVLLAVVTAVLLPETLPKAQRTPVPVSRLAGTYGRLLVDRAFIAPAMVASLAFAGLFVYINGSSFVLQEQYGVSQLQYGMVFGAVTLSLIAGSQASSVLVGRFGLLSVLRAAPVIGAVAIGSVFAVSMLGDLPLPVLIAGLVVAMGVVGFAMPAASAHVLGAQPAARAGLASGLVGVLQFAVGGAVSPLASVMGTVTASSMTGLMALLFAASAATAFAVRADAPAEESPATAT from the coding sequence ATGAGTACCGAGACCCTGCCCCCCGCCACCCGTCCGTCCACCAGGTCTTCCCGCGCCGGCTTCTTCTCCCGGCTCGGCCCGCGCGAGCTGGTCCTGCTCGCGGCCATCACCGCCGCGGGACCGCTGACGATCGACCTCTACCTGCCCGCGTACCCCACGCTGGCCGCGGAGTTCGGCGTCGCCGAGACCCAGGTGCAGCTCACGCTCACCGCCTGCGTGTTCGGTCTCGCGCTGGGCCAGCTGGTCATCGGCCCGGTCGCGGACCGGGTGGGCCGCCGGCTGCCGGTCGTCGTCGGCCTCGCCCTGTGGTCGGTGTCCTCCCTGCTCGTGGCCGCCGCCCCGACGCTGGCGCTGCTCACCGTGGGCCGGTTCGTCCAGGGCTTCGTCGTGGCGGCCGGGATGGTCACCGCGCGGGCGATCCTCCGGGACCTGTCGACGGGGCAGAACCTGGCCAGGGCCTTCGCCCGGATGTTCCTCGTCGTCGGTGCCGTGCCGATGGTGGCGCCGTTCCTCGGCTCGCTCATCCTCGAGCTGACCAGCTGGCGCGGGGTCTTCGTCCTGCTCGCCGTCATCGGGGTGCTGCTCGCGGTCGTCACCGCCGTGCTCCTGCCCGAGACGCTGCCGAAGGCCCAGCGGACCCCGGTCCCGGTCAGCCGGCTCGCGGGGACCTACGGCCGCCTGCTCGTCGACCGGGCGTTCATCGCGCCCGCGATGGTGGCGAGCCTCGCCTTCGCCGGGCTGTTCGTGTACATCAACGGCAGCTCGTTCGTGCTGCAGGAGCAGTACGGCGTCTCCCAGCTGCAGTACGGCATGGTGTTCGGGGCCGTGACGCTGTCGCTCATCGCCGGCAGCCAGGCCTCCAGCGTCCTCGTCGGCCGCTTCGGCCTGCTGTCGGTGCTGCGCGCCGCGCCCGTCATCGGCGCCGTCGCCATCGGCTCGGTGTTCGCGGTCTCGATGCTCGGCGACCTCCCGCTGCCCGTCCTCATCGCGGGCCTCGTCGTCGCCATGGGCGTCGTCGGCTTCGCCATGCCGGCCGCGTCGGCCCACGTGCTCGGCGCACAGCCCGCCGCCCGCGCGGGCCTCGCCTCCGGCCTGGTCGGCGTCCTGCAGTTCGCGGTGGGCGGCGCCGTCAGCCCGCTCGCCAGCGTCATGGGCACCGTGACGGCCAGCTCGATGACCGGGCTCATGGCGCTGCTGTTCGCGGCGTCGGCGGCCACGGCCTTCGCGGTGCGGGCCGACGCGCCCGCCGAGGAGTCCCCGGCGACCGCCACCTGA